Sequence from the Diorhabda carinulata isolate Delta chromosome 5, icDioCari1.1, whole genome shotgun sequence genome:
AATTTTAAATGTATTACGTATATGTGGTATAGTGtggtataaaaattttattttgtcgtTTGATTATATATTTAGGAGTGGAAAGAAAACGGTACTTGGAAATTCACCTGTCAACATGGTCCCGAAGAATGTTTCGGCAACTTGTACCACTCATGCGCATTAGCTTTGAATTCAGATAAAGATGCCACCACGAATTTCGTTAATTGTTCGATGGGTGGGGATCCTAGTTCTGTAAAATCTCTAGAAGAGGTaaatctattaacaaaaaagggaataaaatttcgaatataGGTTTTTTTAGTGTAGCAAAAACGCGGATATATCGTGGGAggatttaaataattgttacaaAGATACCGAAAAGTCTTCTGAATATTTACACGAAAATGGGGAAAAAACCAGGGCTGTAGAAAATACGAAGTTCATCCCAACTATCGTACTTAACGATAAATTCGacgaaaataatcaaaagatggCGCTGAACGACTTCGAAAAACTGATTTGCGATAGTTTAAACAACGAACCCGAAATATGCCAGAAGCAACAGATACAAGCtgaaatgatttgaaaaaattatcaaatatacaaCAATTTCTGATAAAagcgttttattttttttttcctacCATATACAGGCTCGATACAATgttctttaattttgttaaaaaaaatattttatttgctctaacaaaaaaaaaaacggattcCGTATCAGGATAACAGAAAAACGTAAgcaaaaatatcataaaacatataaaatttcagGTATTCcgatgaaaaattgaattccGTATCAGGATAACAGAAATAGTAGAAGGTGAACGACTTATCAGGAGCAGCGATTATGtcgaaaataacaattttcagttatttcattgaaaatagaATTGCGTTTCAGGATAATAGAATAACGAAGAGGTGTACGGAATAGCATCTTCGAGGAATACATatcataaattcaaaaatttcttgttcgaatttttttattgaaagaaaatacatAGTCGTGAAAAATcttcacaccctgtataaaatatttacgcaaaatacgttttttacatGTTGAAATGACTATAACAATGAGTGCACAATTGAAATACGAATAGTTGACATATAACAGACTctatgtaatgtttttttttcttatcatcGTGAATTGATAGATAATAAAATGAACGCCCACCAAATTCActattaattgttaattttatcgTGGTCTTCTACAACTGAATTTAAAATGTTTGGAAAGTTcacgtattttttattattgtgggCGAATGTGTGCAATTTAAATCACGTAAGTAATTGTTCAAACACAaatctaaattaattaaaattaattaatttaattaatgcaagataaaaattcaaagtgaatatttataaaagttaaataTATCTGGAAACGGCCCTGTCGAACAATTGTTGCCAACTCTCGTATCTTGTTCGGTAGATACTTATATCGTGAAATGACaaataaattcttaattttcaaactaaatttgGGTTTCTAcctcaatattttctattataattgttattaaattaatttttttaggcACATGAAATGACTGTTTCCCTTTTTTACAAACCATTCGGCTCCGATAGCATCGAGTTTattacaaaacaattatttccaACATACAAAATTCTAGGTAATCTATTGAAATTGGAATTAGTGCCGTATCCAAAAATATTGGTAAATAATAAACGATACCActtactttgttatttttttgaaattatcttttaGGGAAACGTGAAAATGAATGAAACAAACCCTATAGAATACTACGCTACAATCATACACGCATGCGCTATAAATATGTATTCTACAGAAGAAAGCACTGAATTTATAAATTGTGCTATGACTACGaaagattcaaattttaaagaagATATTATAGAGGTAAATCATactaaacgaaaaaaattatataatgtatcccataaattataaatatgaatattataaataataacagaACGTAAAATGGTGGTTGCCTGGATAGTAGGGGTCTTTACTAGCATTATGATAAATCTTTCAGTCAcacgattaaaaaaaaaatagatgtcATTTTTTCATGTTAACCAGTATATTTATGATTATTAACATCAATTTTAGTGCAGTGATGAATCTGGATTGAACTGGAATGATATTGAAAGATGCTATAAAACAGGACAGtatcagaaattattaaaacaattgatATACCGTATTGAACATGTCGATCGTAAAATAGAAAGTTTTCCCACGATAATTTTAAGcaataaattcaacaaaactATACAAGTAGAAGCGAAATCCAATTTCAAAAGTTCAATTTGTGAATTTGTACTTAACGAACCGGAATATTGTAATCGTGATGAATTTACCGTTAATtgaaaaacagaagaagaattCATACCCAATTACTGATAAATAAACtctgtaaaatatttgtaataataaagttttgaattcgaattttgtttatttcaacatattttggGTATATTCGAGTCCCTCCTACGtcaaatttcaattacataAATCTATATTAACTTTATCAATTGATAATTCCAAGTCCGATCCTGTACATTTCGAATCCGAAATGTTAATTATAAGATAAAATCGCTAGATGACGCTAGTGCATATTTAGTAGCATATAAAAGCTTAGTTGGTACcaaaagtaaatttaaataacGGTACAAGTGCTTTGCTGGTTCTTGTTAAGATCGATGACATTCATCATCCAACTACACGAACTTTCACTTAATTATTTACTGCTACTTCGTTCGAAATGAGGGATAATGCAATCTTAATTCGATTTTTAGTAGCAGTTAGTGTTATTATTTGTGTTACACAATGTACCGTAagtatttattctatttaatattttttacgatAATTGATTTCAAAGGTACAACATTAACATATCATTTTAAATTATCAGGAATGGTTCAAGCTAATTAGAATAAGAATTGTTAAATGTAGAAAGGATTGGATACATCTTGTGGTTGGATGTAAAAAGAGTTGCATACCCATTTCTTACCACTTCAATATAATctctaaaaaatggaaaaaatttattattttcatgttgatttttcatatttatttactgcttagaaatttaaaaaactcGTCGttctatatctattttattatattttccacAGATAATTCGAGATATTATTTACTACATTTCAGTTGAAATTACGATGTTATACATTTTGAATGCTTGTTATAGGTATATAGGCATTATTCAGGCCTGGTTTTAGTAAAATACATCTTTTATCTGAATTTATTTGACATTTAGTGATAGTAAATGAcgcttaaaaaaataaaattaatccttAACCTTTCTTTGAATTCAATAATCGATTAcgattataacaaaatatatcttCATCCAGTTTTTGCAATAATAAACCTTgaacttataaaatttttgttccaCTGGAAAATTTATCTTTGTTGTTCTTATTACCATCTATCGACAATCTGATaccagaaaaagaaatatatttcgatGGATCATTACTTTAGCTTTTCAAGCAAAGATGGCCCCACATATGttgaaaatatcattcaatttaagattctttttataattcaaacaatagaaaatatttttttaagatattgaTGTTTTCAGAATGCTTTAAAAGTTACAATTTACTACGAATCATTATGCCCTGATAGTGTTCGATTCATTGGACGCCAATTATACCCGTACTGGAATGATCTTGTCGATTACATCGACGAAATGGAATTAGTACCTTATGGAAAAGCAACAGtaagattattttcaaattcattgtGATAATAGATCGTAAATAAATTGCTATTAGTGAACAGGTGCGTTTTGTGGACCAAGGCCATTGTGACCATTCAACAGCTACATTGATTTAATACTtagttcaataataattatcaatttgatatatatatatatatatatatatatatatatatatatatatatatatatatatatatatatatatatatatatatatatatatatatatatatacagggatATAAACGATTATTATTTTAGCATATTTTCTATCAACATAACGTTACATTTAACTTACCTGCTTATTACGAGTTTTCTTGTCAACACGGACAAGAAGAATGTAAAGGAAATAAATACCAAGCATGCGCATTGGCGCAAAATAAAGGAAAGTACGTAGAAGTACCTCTGATATTTTGTATCATGAGAAATAGAAATCCTTCTTCGTTTAACGTCGTTAAAAACGTGAGTATATACGTGAATTGTATTGTTTATATACAGGGGCAGATCGTGAGTATATATGTGAATTGTATTGTTTATATACAGGGGCAGATCGTAATTATATTGTTTCAGTGCGCCGAACGGTATCGATTGGATATATCGAAATTAAAAGCTTGTTGTGATAGTATAGAGGGAGATCAACTTTTAGCTATTAAAGGAGAAAAAACGTGGGAATTGGAACCGAATATTTATTTCGTTCCCACTATAgcttttaatgaaaaattcgaTCGGACGACTCAGAGTCAGTCGTTGCAAGATTTTGTAGCCGTTGTTTgcagtaaaatacaaaataaaacaaaacctacCATATGCGATGGGAAACAGTTACCCCTAAtagattattaataataataagaataaaattgatttgtaattttataaatttttgaatatattttttttctttatattatacaGTTGATGAACTTTGACCTTGAAAACTGTACGTCGATTCTTATGATAAATTCAGGGACGGACTCAGTGAAACAACTTGATATATTTCctatgaaatttattgatatcaTAATGATTTAaatgtaacctaacctaaaaattataatttttagtatgGCATAAATATCCTTGACGTAATTCTATGTATTGACAATAGACTCTGAACGTATAAAACGTCTGTTATCACAAATTATATTGACAGttgtcattttcaaataatacttaCTATTCCATGCCTCGGagctaataaaaattattctacttcTACAGGTGATATTCGAAAGAAAAACTGCAGTTAAAAggaaaaagtttaaataaaaaacaataaatctgTCAAcgttatatttatttcaattatagtttTGATAAAAAGATGACGCTACctcttaattatttcaacataaccTTAGAATGACATACGTCATAGTTAAAGTTGAAAGTCGTACGTCATAACCATAGATTCAATAGTATCCCGCTAGAGGCACTACTATTATCAAAcgacaataataaaaaaaataatgacgtTGTTGCAGTTGTATTAAATTTCAACTAAGTAAATATCGAGATGACACAAAAAGCTATTAGACACCAGGATAAACCGATTATACGTCCGCCATTTTGACATTTCGAACAATCTTCGTCTTCCAAAAGGAATTCGACAGTGCCGTGAAAGTCTTTCAACGCGAGTTTCTGTAGCTGTTCCCTCATttgataattgaatattatcGTCGGTATGAAAGTTATTTTCGGTTGAACTGAACGCGTACGTTCACCATTAGAAGCGAGAATCTCGTCGCCTCTATTAGAGCCCATACATTGCTCTATATTCGACCAAGTTATATTGTTATCAGCTGCACACTGAAAACATTGAATAACTGCAttgtttaacaaataaaaacggTTTTTCCAGCTATAGATAGTAAACAATTtccatttataatatttaacaataattgaatataattcatatattaaaaattattaaatatataatctaGAACTTTCTAAATATTTCGAAGGTCATTTCAATGACATTTTCAGCCGTTAAAATGTTAACATCTGCGCCAAATAATACAACGTTGTCATATCtaatagaaattaaatataattaaatgttGTGACAAAttagatataattaataatttttgtttgatattattAGTGACAAAATTCGGTACTGAACagaaattatcattaatttttgtatgaTATTATTAGTAACAAAATTCGGTACTAAacagaaattataattaatttaaatcaataaaacaaatattttattgaagcaTTCATTTACAACTTGTGGCAACGCTGTAAAGTTCAACACTTCTATCTTTGTCTATTTCTGTGAATTCAGATAAGAaacgaaaatgtttttattttgtattatattttatacagagtggAAGGTGGTTTCGAATATATTGGTATTTAAATCATCATTTACTGTAATAGTATATTGATTACATCAAATACAATGAGTTTGTCTGTATTGTCGTAATGTGATTATACGGGGGTGTACCAAAATGAATAGAGTAGAATgtaagtatataaataatagataagtataattttagTATAACTCTTTTTTATCCCTAcctgtttcaaattattattatcactaGCATCACCTGATTTCATAGCGCATACTATAAATTCGGTGCTAGTATCTTTAGTAGCAACATCGATGGCGCAACCGTGTATTTTATTCCCATAACATTCACTTTTACCATGTTGACAATCAAAAACCCATTTTCCAGTTTCATTTTTAGCCtaacaacatttaaaattagtaagaaattaagtaataaaaatgaaggGAATATGACGTACCGTAGCTTTACCAAAAGGTACTAAATCCACGATAATTTTACCTTTTAGTACGGTACTGTAAGCTGGATAAAATTGATCTTTAAAGAATCTAACACTATCGGGACATAAAGATTCGTAATAGATCGAAACTGTGAGAGTTGCAGCTTCCACCTGTAACatgttaatattgaaaaaaaaaagtgactcacaaaatcaaattttttatatctttacaggacaaaaaatagtaaataggaAAGTGAtacgaaaaaatatgaaaaatgtaattGGAATTTTAATTATACACGTTTTTACTACAAAATcgataattaattcaaatttggcAACATTGGATCTCAAATAATGAATACAATGAATCAAAGatgtaaatttttgaattagattaacatataaattgatataaaataaaataattatctttcTCACTCTAACCTACAAGTTTACAAAGAAAGATTGAAAAAACTTACCGCTATGttggtataaaatataataacaaacaaaagtGGAACACTCCTCATatttattaatgtcaatatctTTCTTACCGACCGTCAATTAGCTACTATAACaactaaaaagttatttaaacacGAACACGAGCGTACAGTAATTCGAGGGGCAAGTGGGGCAAATAATTAGTAGACTCAAGGTTGATATCCAGAATATATACAGGAAGAAAAtcgtataaatatttgtataaaaatatatatttagagaTATTCCgatgttattatttatataattcaagACGTACGTCATTATAAAAGCCAGCGTGATtctcatttatataaaagtgttgtgaataAAACACGTATATAATCtaatatacagtgcttttcagataaaagtatccacctttaataacttttgtaatactggtatttagaaaaaatccaaaaacacgtcaatttatgttggaaggggcaagcattatggcttatttaaacttactggaaaagccaccccctcacccctagcagcatcccctttatttttttaaattacttttcatattttttatgtaaaatttggatactcctctttgagctgatttcaaaaatgtataatacttgtaggttaaagtggttagtttatgagataaacaatttttcttttaagagcacaaattttacttattatttactttcaccttatttgcctgtactaaaatgggttgtacaacagttcaaactctttaatctttttaactgtgctatttattctacttaaaaaatccaaacaacaaaaaactctactttttattaaagtttgacattgtcaactagaatttgtagtcactattgatagtgtaatttgatacattatttattttgtttctctgaaatggtttactctttgcaagaaagaattgaaattgtaggtttatactaccaaaataataattgtgcaagagctgctgctagaatatttaacgaattacatgacggaagacatgcaactcataagtatgtaattctactgatggagaaatttaccacaacagggtctgtttgtaataaagtgcataagcgagaaatactcgtaaataacgaagcaatccaagtggcaattttagggcaagtcagcttagaggctcaacaaccccaatcgttgtcaacaataagtagagcgatcggtgtttcatcttctacagttttccgagttctatataaattcaagtaccacctatacaaagttaagttggtgcacgagttgaatgaagatgattttgatcgtcgtctagagttttgcgaatcaatgacgcaaattatcaataacaatccacaattgttaaacaatatttgcttttctgatgaatgctcatggtcattaaatggcttagtaagtaggcataattgtagatattgggctgaaagtgatccacatattatgcgtgaattccatacacaacatccccaaaagttaaacgtttggtgtggtatcctaggtgaccacattatcggacctttcttcatcaacggaaatttaaatggtgaatcatatcttgagttactcagggaaggggttgacccacgtattacaacaataatagaaaatgatgataacctttccgaagatttactggtatttcaacaagacggagctcccccacactatgctatgcctgtccgacaatttttaaacgaaacattccccgctcgttggataggtagaagggggcagatgatggagtggccacctaggtcaccggatttaacacccctagacttctttttatgggggtatttaaaaacaaaagtttatgctacccaaccagaatctctggatgatttacgagagaggatagaaaatgaatgtcgacaattaaatccagccgtattaagcaatgtcagagaggcatttcaaaatagattataccattgtatggaagtgaatggtactcattttgaacacttattgtaacttcataataaatagcacaattaaaaagattaaagagtttgaactgttgtacaacctattttagtacaggcaaataaggtgaaagtaaataataagtaaaatttgtgctcttaaaagaaaaattgtttatctcataaactaaccactttaacctacaagtattatacatttttgaaatcagctcaaagaggagtatccaaattttacataaaaaatataaaaagtaatttaaaaaaataaaggggatgctgctaggggtgagggggaggcttttccagtaagtttaaataagccataatgcttgccccttccaacataaattgacgtgtttttggattttttccaaataccagtattacaaaagttattaaaggtggatacttttatctgaaaagcactgtataataaatctaataaatataaaatataatttataaaaaaactacaaatacagagtgattaaaaaaatatcgaaattgcAGCATATGCAATCCCATCTATTGAACAATGTCAATATTAACAAGACTTTTACAGATAACTGTCTATTATATATCATCGTGGTTCAGAATTGTTAGttttagattcaaatttatcgaaagaaaaatatcaaatatttcttagtTTATCAACGATCTAAATACTGGAAACGCCATGTTATCCTTATCGTAATGACGCCATTAAAAAATTACTCCACGCTATTAACCTTTTGAAACGTACCTCGTATAGACAAAGATAAGCATCAATAGATATTTAGAAAACGATTCGGTTACATATagtatagaattatttttaacaatagaGCTTTAGAAATTTTTAACCTTTGTCATCGTGATCAAACTTAGTTTAGAAATGGCCGGCGTACGTCGTAGAAAAACGTTCTGGAAATACGTTCGGTATTTTTGTAGTGAAACTACCATTCACGGATTGAATATAGTCGGAATGCACGATTTGCACCCTGTAGAAAGGTAATGTCGATAAAGTAGGTTTCTGTATTATCATTTAAGCAAACTACGAATCACCATTTATACTATAATCAAagtcataataaaataaattgatgtttCCTAATTCAGAGTTAAAGATTGAAGttttaatcaaaatgtttttatgaatttagattttattataaCATAACTGTTTTGCCATCTATAGTTTCAACAACGAATTCAATAGtttaataatattcttcgtataaagaaaactgtaaaaataatTCACGATAGGTAGCTGATAAAAGTTTCCTTTCGgcttttgaattataaataagtacatttatattattataatataactGTTGCACCATCTATAGTTTTAATAACCAACCCAAAAGTTTGATATTACTCTTCGTATAAAGAATactgagaaaatatttaatgattttaCAGATTCCTTTCGAATTTTAACTTGTAAATAAATACACGTCTATATACAAGGGTTAGTTCAAATATAAAAGTtcattttcagaatattttggttGGTAATGGTTAGTTTTGCTGCTGCCGGTGCTATATCACTTACAATATCAAATTGGAATAGATTTTCAGCGAATCCTACTGTTGTTTCGATCGAAAAAGATTATCGGAATTGGGAAAATGACATACCAGCGGTTACAGGATGTTTCAATGATAAGGTCGATATAAAAAAAGCAGACAAATATATTCTCGAGTTTGTACTTTATGAAATTTGTTGGTTATTGAAtattatcctttttttatttctagaaaatggaaaatcaaATTAGGTCATCCTAAATATGATCATTATATGGATTTTATAAAACTGGTAGCTAATTTATCTTACGAAAATTTgtactattttgaaaaatttaaaaacgacGTCGATTTACATAACGTCGATATGGCCCAATTGACTTTCGATGTAATTTTcataaccaatttttttcaattatcgtttaatttcatcaataaatattattttaggtcCACCCGGATATAACTGGTTCTTTGGTCACTGTAGATAAAACACGTAAATTCAAATGGAACGTAATTTTAATTGAACTTGGAATTTGCTTCACGTTTTTTTCTAAACTCTCCCAAGTATTTACAATAAAgtattctatgattttttttaaatatctatgCGTTTTTACTCacatttcttttttagaaataaagaaTATCtaaatgaaactgaaaatatagacaataatttattaaaatgtcatTATTTAAATGGATTGTGCTACGCTAGATTTGATTCCGATCCAACATTACCTATAAAAGTTCGTACATTATACTATTAGTATATTTATACACTTTATTGTATAATAACTTTCATTACAATACACTTTTCTTGATACAACTATAAATTTAAACTATCAATCACCCCTGGTAATATTGTAATACGTAAGTTCTGTTTTCAATCGAAAGATGCTATTAAGTTCagagttttattaaatatgacCGTCGCCTAGATCTTGTATTATATTCATCcactttttcgattttttgaaaTCGATAATCATCATGGATAGACATATCATTAAAACGAGTCACATATAACCTCAAATCTTCtcataatatttgatattagaTTAAATTAAGTGTATTAAGTATACTAAAAGTGcttttttaaagtgaaattttacgGAAATAGTTTCctagtattattattaaaattattattatggtaaatatacaatttcattgataaatatttaaaaaatgttactagTATTATGTTCATTCGTATATGGAAGTACCAGATATTTCTACACGACAATATCATGAATTAGGTAAAGGATGGGATATGGAAATCAATTATAGAATGGTTGAAACTTTAACATCTCCAAATATAAGGTATTTAACACCTAAACAAAGGAAATGTAGGTAatgtaaatgttttattaagtttttcaaaatctacgATAATTTTTACTATAATACACACGAagaatcatgaaaatattttttaggttcaATGACGAACCGACtcttaagaatttttttaactacaGCATCGGTCTTTGTCAAATGGCATGTCGATATAAATTAGCAATGACATTTTGTGGATGCAAACCATACTTCTATCAAATATTTGGTAAATAAACAGtagtgacaaaaaaaaatattgtaacataCACGAATATATTCGAATTTATCTATTAACAATACACGAAAATTGAAGCTTTCATCTTTCAATACAATCAAACATGTTTTTCTTTGTGTAAATTTGTTgggttttatattttattgcaaaCCCTTGCATTAACAATCACACAGACCTCGCAAATGTAtcattagatatatttttagaagGAACTTCATGTAATGTCTCAGGTTTACTTTGCTTAGcacaatattctaaaaattttgcTAAAACTCCACTAGAATTGAATTGTAAATGCCCGGAAACGTGTCATCTCATAAACTATATACCAGATACTCCAAAAGTAACAATTTGGTAAGGCAAATACACCTAATACGttgtttttttgcttttttcactttaattgtctcaaaatttcttagttttttttttcaatttttatttaatatatgagcagaaaaaccaaaattattcaCTTTCAGGCAAAGTGGTGTATTTTTCGATCAAAGAACTACGTTTAGATGGGGTTTATTGCATCCTACCACGAAATATCTACGAGATATTCTATTCGGATTCGGAGATTTAATAGGTacatatatcgtcgataaattaccgattt
This genomic interval carries:
- the LOC130894228 gene encoding uncharacterized protein LOC130894228 isoform X5, which produces MTYQRLQDVSMIRKWKIKLGHPKYDHYMDFIKLVANLSYENLYYFEKFKNDVDLHNVDMAQLTFDVHPDITGSLVTVDKTRKFKWNVILIELGICFTFFSKLSQVFTIKNKEYLNETENIDNNLLKCHYLNGLCYARFDSDPTLPIKYYVHSYMEVPDISTRQYHELGKGWDMEINYRMVETLTSPNIRYLTPKQRKCRFNDEPTLKNFFNYSIGLCQMACRYKLAMTFCGCKPYFYQIFDIFLEGTSCNVSGLLCLAQYSKNFAKTPLELNCKCPETCHLINYIPDTPKVTIWQSGVFFDQRTTFRWGLLHPTTKYLRDILFGFGDLIVSFGGTLNLFLGISFISIIESIFLICENIIIAFQTKPKRKNHKKISRNVNNIKIFPLIDNFYN